CACAAAACAACACAAAGTCATGATCTTTAACAGGAAAGTAAATCGGAAGTTAGGGTCTTTGTCATGCTGCCTTACCTGAACTGATCTATTCAGCAGTGTCTTTCTAAGTTCATATATAGCATCAATACCGCTGCTATCTATGGCTGTCACTGCTGAAAATTTTGGGGAAATTTTGAGTTAGCATAGGCTTATCCAGTCCAGACagattcatctttttttttttcatgttatttCAAGGAGTTATTCTCATAATCATTTTTGCCCCATCTCATACAGGACTAAATTTCCTTTCAGTGTATTGAACCCTCATACCTGTCATATCCAAAACCACACATTTCAGATTCTCCTCCTTTTCTTTAAGCCTCTCTTCCTCTTCCCAAACCCATCTTAATATCCTGCaggaagaaaaataagtttgaacAATCATGATATGGAAAAGAAGGCTACTTAGGTGTAGTAGACAGTATATGCTTTTGCAAAAGTATATCAACTTAACAAGAGATTGACTTAAATTACATAGGTACAGCTAAACCTTTCTTGAAGATAAGTTGAATTTGCAAAATAGATGGGAGATTCAATGCCTAGGATGAGGAAGCATGGAACTCTTGAAGCATTCTCATAGCGACTGACATTTTGGTATATTTGAGTACCGGGGATATTCCCCAATGCCACGGTGTTAGGCCTGGTAACATGCAGGAGAATCTTGAATACTGAAACTCCAACCTGAAATCATGGGAAAAGTATCAAATTCCTTCCAAAAACCATAAAACCATCTAATGCTTGTAATGCCCGATTTCTTGATGATAATGACTAATCATACAAAACATGTGTATATGCATGATTTTCGTGTGTGAAGCCCCCTAACCATGTCATGCAGCTCAAGAGGCCACAGTTGTTGTTTCAGTTTCTTGGTTTGGTGAATAATGTAGCCTGCATGAAGAATGTTTCTGACCAAATGGAGCATTAAAGAAAACTAAGAGAAAAGTACAAGGAAAAGAAGATTACAGAAATGGCGAGACCCATTGGCACAGAGATAAATAAGACACCAAAGAAAGAGCACAAGCAGGCCAAAAACTCAAGCTTGTCAAGCTTCCACAACAGAAATGCAGCATTGTAGTCTATCAACCCAATCACTGCAGTAATGATGATCGCTGCTAAGACTAAATTTGGAGTGTGATAGAACAGTGGCATGAGAAATAGCAGTGTCACAAGCACTGCTCCTGCCATCACTATGTTTGAAAAGGCTGTTTTTGCTCCAGCATTGTAGTTTACAGCAGATCGGGAGAATGACCCTAGAATTCATTAGATTAAAAGGATTGGCATCGTTCTTGGAGAATATAACACAATGACTACACTATATATCGAATGGATAAGACTATTACCTGTAGTAACATAGCATGATGAGCAAGAACCAACCATATTCATTAGACCAATTGCCATCATCTCTTTGTTTCCATCAACTTGATAATTTTGCAGAGAAGCAAATGTTCTTCCCACTGCAATTCCTTCctatgaatgaaagaaaatatcaattttcCCATGAACTGTTCTGATAGCAAGGCCAAAATACTACTTACAGTGAGTGATAATATCCCTGTCACAATGCCTGCTTTGATAGCAAGGCCTAGATGAGGGCCATGGAAATATAGTATGTTTGCTGAAGGTGGGTTCAGACCATCTGGCAATTCACCAATCTGTTCAATGGCGATAGATTTACATTCAACATCACACTATTTGAATTTTCTTGACAATTAAATGGAGGATATAATCAtctgaaataaagaaaatatagcaTTTGAAAGGACAAAGTTCTTACCACTGAAACACCATGAAGTTCAGATTTGAGTAGGTAGACTAAAAGAGTTGACAGAATAACAGAAGTTAATGGAGCTGCTGCTGAAATCCAGAAAAGCTTTGGTCTCTTCAAGCTCTGTCAGTTGATTAAAACAAACCAAATTGTtagaaaacatttcaaaattgactGTAAAATCATTTAGAAAAATTGAGTTTGGTGACAGATTATTACTCACAGTCAACCTTGCTGTTAGTAGAAATATTAGGAAACCGAAACCTAACACAATGGTTTTCCAGGACCActgcatataaaaaatatgcataCCATATAAGttagtatttttcttttcactttctgAGTGTAACTTAAACTCTCTTGTTCTGTTTCTTTACCTCTTTTGTGTGGCCGAAAACAGAGGACATTACAGGGATGATCTGCATTTTTTTAGTGAAGTGAACAATCCCAAGCAATCCTTTTAGCTGCTGCAAGGACACAATAACTGCTGCTCCAGCCATGAAACCAACCAGTGTCGCTttagaaagaaaatcaattatGAAGCCTAACCTGTAAACAATCACATCAAGGTccttgaaagaaaaaaggaagagaaaaaggagGACAAAAAACTATGCTTTTCATAGAGAAGCCACGGCCAAAAGCTTGAAAACTAATGAAAATCTACCAGATTGGTGTTTCAAGAAAACAAAGTTGGTTAATTAAAGCCAAGACAGTGATTAATGTTTAGGTGAGCTATAACTGTGGGGTTTAGTGGAGATTGCGAttcttccattaaaaaaaaagttttccatTGAAGCTTGAGCTTTCCTACCTGAACAAACCTAAAGAAGCTTGAAACAAACCAGCAAAGAAGGTAGCAGTGAAAGCAAGTCTAAGATAGAGATCTGATTCATGAGTAGAAGAGACTGTTTCACTTAGCATTGTGCCCATGACCAAGGATGCTATTGAAACTGGACCCACACCAAGATGTTTAGAGCTCCCAAGAAGAGAATATATTAATGGTGGCACAAAACTTGAATCtgcaaaatttttattcataagaGAAgcttataagaaagaaaacaaaaatgcttGAATCTTATTTGTTAGCTGAAGAGAGTGTAGTGAAACTCACAAAGTCCAATTATAGGAGGCAAGTTTGCAAGCTTGGCATAACTGATTCCCTGCAACAATAGCATATCAGCAtagcaaaattttttattttctatgaacCAAGTGTGGGTTCTCAATTTTCATTGACTTTCAAGGGTGGTGCCATAAGTTTCTGTTAATTatagagcatttttttttattttcttgaaaaggaaaaagggagcAAATAAGATAAGCTGTTGAAATTCTTATCTCCCCACTAATTCTGATGAGAAAAACAGCTAATTAAATTCACCCTGATAAcccaaaaagtaaaaataaaaaccaattcaGATAATAGCCCAAAAatgcaggaaaaaaaaaaaggttcatgCAGTTTAAAGCTGCCAaaccatagaaaaaaaaatcactcatttgtccaagaaagaaaaaaagatagaaaagattaaaaaaaaaaacatgtgcttcatgttGATTTTGTATCTCACCTGAGGAATGGCCAGGCTAGCAATGGTGAGTCCAGAGACGAGATCAGATCTAAAAGTACTGAGACTGTAACTAGGCACCCACTGCAGTATAGGGAAAAGACAATGGAGACCCAGAACCACTTTCCTGAGAAAAGTCTGGTTCTTGAATCTGTGGAAAGGATCATCAGGGAAGAAAATCTCAGACAGTCTGTGCTTGAGTTTCTGAAATGTAGTTTTCTGGGGTGGCAAACAAACTCTATGTATCTCCAGAGGCTGCAACAACACTGGGCCTATTGAGAGCGTAAGATTGAAAGGAGTTTCAGGGGTTGAAACAGCTGAAGAATCTGCTTCTACTCTCTTTGAGTCTACACCCATTTCTGCAAACTACCGCCTTTCAAAAGCGTTGGACAAGCAAGAAACTTGGTTtgaaacctatatatatatatatatataggggtATTTGGAGGGCATAGTGGAAAGCGTTAGTTACCAGCATTTGTTTGGCTGGGAAGAGAATTTCATGCACTTCGCACAGTTATTCACGCTCTGCATATGTCACGTGGAAAGCACGCTCCAACTTCTCtcttagaaattttgaattacacattccataatttttttacttaattctaacaAACTAAAATAATCTACTTGAAAAGATTGAGCATattaaaaatcaacaaaattgaaATGTTAATTACAATTGCTAATCCATAAAATTTGTTAGTGTCCATTTTAGAtacatttcctattttttaaaaataaaaaacttttatataaaactaAGGAGAAAGTGGGTTTGGcccactaatttaaaaatatatagaaaaaacaatcttaaattttataaatcgattttattatcatcaaattaaaaatattttaaaatacatacacTTTTTCATAAATTCGATAATCATTTTCCtgtgataatattaaataaaatttatcaaaaaaccaatttaacaagttaagttaataaatatattttataaataaatatattataaatttttattatatattctcaagtgataaataagattttttttctacttatttagttaataatgattttatattttatattatataaatctcttcatcttcttatcttttttaataaaattgaataattttttttattgacatcaataataaaataaaataaatttaaaaacttaaagcctaaaaatataaaaataaaatattgactttcactttgCTCGTAAAGTACTagctaaaaataaagaattaaagataTTGAAAAAGAGAAATACATTAGAAGTcaatattttactttatttttaaattttttattttaattgtatttaattttaaagtattttagttttaatttttaaaaatttcttatttattagtATTCAATATTCCTAAGGATGTTTGTTTTtctaaaggaattttttttaataaaaaagttatccATTCTTTAATTGGTGTTATTGacatagtaaataaaaatggtCATTTTAGAAGATAATTATTGACTCATGAAAAAG
Above is a window of Vitis vinifera cultivar Pinot Noir 40024 chromosome 11, ASM3070453v1 DNA encoding:
- the LOC100262777 gene encoding probable sulfate transporter 3.4, producing the protein MGVDSKRVEADSSAVSTPETPFNLTLSIGPVLLQPLEIHRVCLPPQKTTFQKLKHRLSEIFFPDDPFHRFKNQTFLRKVVLGLHCLFPILQWVPSYSLSTFRSDLVSGLTIASLAIPQGISYAKLANLPPIIGLYSSFVPPLIYSLLGSSKHLGVGPVSIASLVMGTMLSETVSSTHESDLYLRLAFTATFFAGLFQASLGLFRLGFIIDFLSKATLVGFMAGAAVIVSLQQLKGLLGIVHFTKKMQIIPVMSSVFGHTKEWSWKTIVLGFGFLIFLLTARLTSLKRPKLFWISAAAPLTSVILSTLLVYLLKSELHGVSVIGELPDGLNPPSANILYFHGPHLGLAIKAGIVTGILSLTEGIAVGRTFASLQNYQVDGNKEMMAIGLMNMVGSCSSCYVTTGSFSRSAVNYNAGAKTAFSNIVMAGAVLVTLLFLMPLFYHTPNLVLAAIIITAVIGLIDYNAAFLLWKLDKLEFLACLCSFFGVLFISVPMGLAISVGVSVFKILLHVTRPNTVALGNIPGTQIYQNVSRYENASRVPCFLILGIESPIYFANSTYLQERILRWVWEEEERLKEKEENLKCVVLDMTAVTAIDSSGIDAIYELRKTLLNRSVQLVLVNPVGSVMEKLHHSKILDLFGTNQLYLTVGEAVTDISSSWKA